CTTCACAAGCAACCGAGTCAACAATAAACTCTTCGTCTATAGCTTCAAAGCGGCATAATTCTATACACTTTCCACACTGGGTACACTTCTCCTTATCGATAGACGCTGTGACCCCACTCTTAAACTCATGCTTCTCTTTTATCTCTGGAGCCAGCAACAGATGTAAATCCGCTGCGTCAACATCACAATCTGCCATAACTTTATTTTTAGCTAAAGCCGCAAAGGCCCCCGTGATTACGGTCTTACCGGTTCCGCCTTTCCCGCTTATTACAACAATCTGTTTCATACCAATCCTCGCTTAATATTTAACGCTATACTTTCATCTCACTGCATGCATTCTGAGCTGCAAGTATTATAGGATACATTGTCGGCGCACTTGTAAGATACGGATGAGTCGCTACCTGCAAAGTCTCAAGTTCTGTTGCTGACATTCTCTTCTGGATAGCAATTCCGATAATGTTAATTGCCTGAGCACAGGACATGCCGCAGCTTATCTGGCCGCCTAAGATAATCCCTGACTGCTTAGAGAAGACTAGCTTGACCTTGCCTTGGCAAGCACCTGGCAAAGTACCGGGATGTTTATCCACTCCATCCGCAGTTCCAACTATTATCTCAAACCCTTCTTTAAGAGCTGTATTCTCAGTAAGTCCAGCTGAACCAAGAACCAGGCCTCCAATATAAGTAGAGTAGATAGCAATTGTACCTTTATTCTCACGAACAACCTTTATCTGATAGAGATTTGCTCCTGCAATCCTTGCTTCAGCAGTAGCAGTGGAAGCCAGCATAACAGGAATAGCTTTTCTGGTATAAAAATCCTTCTTACAAGAACAGTCCCCAATAGCAAATATATCAGGATCTGATGGTACCCGTCCATATTCATCAGCTAGAATACCTCTACAATGTCCTACCTCTAAACCCGCATCGATTGCTAAATCTATATTCGGTTTTGATCCAACTCCCAATATGACTGCATCTACAGGTCTCTCTTCTCCACCACAGAAACGTACTCTCTCAACCCTCTCATCGCCAACTATCTCCTCAACCTGAGTAGACGTTAAAACCTCCACACTTTTCTCTTTTAAACGTTCTTCGGCCATAAGAGAAAACTCTGGATCAAAAGAGTTAGCCAATAAGCGCGGCAACGTTTCGACTAATGCAACAGAGAGGCCTTCTATTTTGGACAACTCATCAGCAAACTCAACCCCTATAAAACCGCCTCCGATAACCAATATTTTTTTACACTTCTTAATTTCTTCGACCACACTCTTTAAATAACCCATCTCTTTATATATTGGATAGACTCTTTTCTTATCTATACCTTTAATCGGAAGATCAATAGGAACAGAGCCAACGGCTAAGATTAGCTTCTCGTAAAAATATTTATCACCATTGACTGTTTTTACAGATTTTTTCTCTTTATCAATACTAATAGCTTTATCTATTACAATATCTACATTATTTTTTTCTAAAGATGCATTTCCGAGCTTATTCTCTTCGGGGTTTTTTAAGCTCTCAAACATATATGGTATGCCGCAAGGAATAACCCCATTTTTAACATCTTTCATAACTAAAACATTTTTCTCTGGATAATACTTCTTAGCAGTTACAGCACTAACTATTCCTGCCGGACCACCGCCAATAACCAAAATATCTGTCTTCTTCTCCACAAAAACCTCCTTAAGATTTACTTATTTTTAAATATCTTTTAATGCTTTCAAATAACCTCTGAAACTCACTCTTATATTCAGGAAACACCTCTACTATCAACTTACCCTCTGAATAAGCAGAGGCAATCTCTTTTTTAAAAGGTATCCTCATAAGGATTGGAATATTTTCACTAAAGCAATACTCTTCTGTTTTTCTATTTCCTAAATCAGATCTATTAATAATTACTCCAAAAGGCAGCTCTATCTTTCTTACAACCTCTACCGCTAGAATTAGATCATTTAGACCAAATGGAGTAGGCTCAGTAACAAGGACAACAAAATCCGTATCTTTTATAGCTGTAATCACAGGACATGATGTTCCCGGAGGAGCATCTATAATAACAGTCTTTTCTTTGTTAATATATCTCTTGACAGCTTTAATTAACGGAGGAGCCATCATTTCTGATATATTAAGCTTACCGTGAATAAATTCTAGTCTCTCCTTGCTTCCCAATTCAACAACGCCTATATTTTTATCAATCTCTTTTATAGCTTTCTCTGGACAAAAATAGCTGCAAGAACCGCAACCATGGCATAGCTCAGGGAAGACAAGTACTTTTTTATTAACTATGGCTATAGCATTATAGACACAGACTTCTTGACACTTCCCACAGCTATTACACTTCTCTTCATCTATCTCAGGTACAGGAATAGAGATAATCTCTCTATCTTTAATCTCAGGTTTTATAAAAATATGTGAGTTTGGCTCCTCAACATCACAATCTAGGAGCTGTGTATTGGAAAGAGAAAAAGCCAGGTTTGTAGCTATAGTAGTCTTACCTGTTCCGCCCTTTCCGCTGGCAATTGAAATAACCAATTCTCTCTTCCTTAAATTTATTTTAATTTTAGAATATTAACGCTGATTTAAACTCTGACCATCTTAGCGC
The DNA window shown above is from Candidatus Kaelpia imicola and carries:
- a CDS encoding FAD-dependent oxidoreductase, coding for MEKKTDILVIGGGPAGIVSAVTAKKYYPEKNVLVMKDVKNGVIPCGIPYMFESLKNPEENKLGNASLEKNNVDIVIDKAISIDKEKKSVKTVNGDKYFYEKLILAVGSVPIDLPIKGIDKKRVYPIYKEMGYLKSVVEEIKKCKKILVIGGGFIGVEFADELSKIEGLSVALVETLPRLLANSFDPEFSLMAEERLKEKSVEVLTSTQVEEIVGDERVERVRFCGGEERPVDAVILGVGSKPNIDLAIDAGLEVGHCRGILADEYGRVPSDPDIFAIGDCSCKKDFYTRKAIPVMLASTATAEARIAGANLYQIKVVRENKGTIAIYSTYIGGLVLGSAGLTENTALKEGFEIIVGTADGVDKHPGTLPGACQGKVKLVFSKQSGIILGGQISCGMSCAQAINIIGIAIQKRMSATELETLQVATHPYLTSAPTMYPIILAAQNACSEMKV
- a CDS encoding ATP-binding protein, with amino-acid sequence MVISIASGKGGTGKTTIATNLAFSLSNTQLLDCDVEEPNSHIFIKPEIKDREIISIPVPEIDEEKCNSCGKCQEVCVYNAIAIVNKKVLVFPELCHGCGSCSYFCPEKAIKEIDKNIGVVELGSKERLEFIHGKLNISEMMAPPLIKAVKRYINKEKTVIIDAPPGTSCPVITAIKDTDFVVLVTEPTPFGLNDLILAVEVVRKIELPFGVIINRSDLGNRKTEEYCFSENIPILMRIPFKKEIASAYSEGKLIVEVFPEYKSEFQRLFESIKRYLKISKS